The Streptomyces tendae DNA segment GGCCCGGCGCCCGCCTCGTCAACCGCGCGCACCCCGCCGCCACCCGCAAGGGCAGCCGGGACCGGACGCCCGTGCGGGCGCCCCACCGAGGTCGGCCGAAACCCCGCGCCCGGGGCGAACAGGCGTACGTCCTTATCCGCGGTCAACGGCGCACCCACCGAGCCGTACGGCACAATGGCCCCTGCCCGAAGCAGGTCCCCACCACCAGTGACGGAATCGGCGTGATGAGCAAGACGACAGTCAGGGACGTCGACATGGAGCCCGAATCCCCCTCCCCGCAGCAGCGTGCCGCCTCCTCGCCGCGCACCGAGGGCGCGAGCCGGGCGTTCGCGCTGCTCCTGATCATCACCGGCGCGGCCGGAGTCCTCGCCGCGTGGGTGATCACGCTCGACAAGTTCAAGCTGCTCGAGGCCAAGGTCAAGGGTGAGACGTTCGTCCCCGGCTGCAGCCTCAACCCGGTCGTCTCCTGCGGCAGCGTCATGGAGAGCGACCAGGCCTCCGTGTTCGGCTTCCCCAACCCGATGCTGGGCCTCGTCACCTACGGCATCGTGGTCTGCGTCGGCATGAGCCTGCTCGCCCGGGCCCGCTTCCCGCGCTGGTACTGGCTCACCCTCAACGCCGGCACGCTCTTCGGCGTCGGCTTCTGCGCCTGGCTGATGTTCCAGTCCCTGTACCGGATCAACGCCCTGTGCCTGTGGTGCTGCCTGGCCTGGGTCGCCACGATCATCATGTTCTGGTACGTGACCTCCTTCAACGTCCGCAAGGGCTTCCTGCCCGCCCCGAACTGGCTGAAGAGCTTCTTCGCCGAGTTCACCTGGGTCATGCCGGTGCTGCACATCGGCATCATCGGCATGCTGATCCTGACCCGCTGGTGGGACTTCTGGACCAGCTGACCGCCCGCCCGGGCTGTCGGCGCGGTGCTTTAGGGTTTCAGGGTGGAGCCCGACCTGTTCACCGCCGCAGCAGAAGAACGCCAGGAGAAGGACCCGGCCGGCAGCCCCCTGGCGGTCCGGATGCGCCCGCGCACCCTCGACGAGGTGGTGGGCCAGCAGCACCTGCTGAAGCCGGGCTCCCCCCTGCGCAGACTCGTCGGCGAGGGCTCCTCGGGCCCCGCCGGCCCGTCCTCGGTGATCCTCTGGGGCCCGCCCGGAACCGGCAAGACCACCCTCGCCTACGTCGTCTCCAAGGCCACCAACAAGCGCTTCGTGGAGCTGTCCGCGATCACCGCGGGCGTCAAGGAGGTCCGCGCGGTCATCGACGGCGCCCGCCGCGCCTCCGGGGGGTACGGCCAGGAGACCGTCCTCTTCCTCGACGAGATCCACCGCTTCAGCAAGGCCCAGCAGGACTCCCTGCTCCCGGCCGTGGAGAACCGCTGGGTCACCCTGATCGCCGCGACCACCGAGAACCCGTACTTCTCGGTCATCTCCCCGCTGCTCTCCCGCTCCCTGCTGCTCACGCTGGAACCGCTCACCGACGACGACGTCCGCGGTCTGCTGCGGCGCGCCCTCACCGACGACCGGGGCCTCAGGGGCGCCGTCACCCTCCCCGAGGACACCGAGGACCACTTCCTGCGCATCGCCGGCGGGGACGCCCGCCGCGCGCTCACCGCCCTGGAGGCCGCAGCCGGCGCCGCGCTCGACAAGGGCGAGGCGGAGGTCACCCTGGCGACCCTGGAGGAGACCGTCGACCGGGCCGCCGTGAAGTACGACCGCGACGGCGACCAGCACTACGACGTCGCCAGCGCCCTGATCAAGTCCATCCGCGGCTCCGACGTCGACGCCGCCCTGCACTACCTGGCCCGCATGATCGAGGCCGGCGAGGACCCCCGCTTCATCGCCCGCCGCCTGATGATCTCCGCCAGCGAGGACATCGGCCTCGCCGATCCCAACGCGCTGCCCATCGCGGTCGCCGCCGCCCAGGCCGTCGCCATGATCGGTTTCCCCGAGGCCGCCCTCACCCTCAGCCACGCCACCATCGCCCTGGCCCTCGCGCCCAAGTCCAACGCGGCCACCACCGCGATCGGCGCCGCCCTGGAGGACGTGCGCAAGGGACTGGCCGGACCCGTGCCGTCCCACCTGCGTGACAGCCACTACAAGGGCGCCGGCAAGCTCGGCCACGGCAAGGGCTACACCTACCCGCACGACCTGCCCGAGGGCATCGCCGCCCAGCAGTACGCGCCGGACGCCCTGAAGGACCGCGAGTACTACGAGCCCACCCGGCACGGCGCGGAGGCGCGGTACGCGGACGCGGTGGAGTGGACCAGGCAGCACCTCGGTCGCAAGCGGTCCTGAGCGCCGTGTAAACTCACGCGAAGTGCTGTGTCCCGTGTCCGGCTCCGGTCGGCGCCTCAGGCGGGACGACCAGCCGGATCTTTCGATCCAGGAGCGTCGCGCACCGTCGTAGGTGTCGCGGGCAGCCCACCACCACCCGTAAGTCCCGGGAGCGGTCGGTGGGCCGTTCGTGTGCTGCACGTATGTGCCCAGACCAGGGGAGCGGCTGCCCGGCTCGTCCCACGTGGACCTGCTGGGATTCCCCGGCTGCGGATGCGACCTCCCGTAACCCTGAGGCAGCCGTAAAGGAAAAGGAAAAGAAGTGGCGAACCAGTCCCGCCCCAAGGTCAAGAAGTCGCGTGCCCTCGGCATCGCGCTGACCCCGAAGGCCGTCAAGTACTTCGAGGCCCGCCCCTACCCGCCGGGTGAGCACGGCCGTGGCCGCAAGCAGAACTCGGACTACAAGGTCCGTCTGCTGGAGAAGCAGCGTCTGCGCGCGCAGTACGACCTCTCCGAGCGGCAGCTCGTCCGTGCCTACGAGCGCGCCTCCAAGACCTCGATGAAGACCGGCGAGGCCCTGGTCATCGAGCTCGAGCGCCGTCTCGACGCGCTGGTCCTGCGTTCGGGCATCGCCCGCACGATCTACCAGGCCCGCCAGATGGTCACGCACGGCCACATCCAGGTGAACGGCAAGAAGGTCGACAAGCCTTCCTTCCGTGTCCGCCCGGACGACGTCGTCGAGGTCCGCGAGCGCAGCAAGGAGAAGACCCTCTTCACGATCGCTCGTGAGGGTGGCTTCGCCCCCGACGGTGAGATCCCGCGCTACCTGCAGGTGAACCTCAAGGCCCTGGCGTTCCGCCTGGACCGTGAGCCGAACCGCAAGGAGATCCCGGTGATCTGCGACGAGCAGCTCGTCGTCGAGTACTACGCCCGCTGACCCCAGCAGGCACGCGATATCCCGAGCCCGTCGTCTTCCCGCCCTTCGGGGCGGGCGAGGCGGCGGGCTCGTCTTCGCCCCGCCCCGCGCGGAACTCCGCCCTCGCCGGACACTAATCCGGTACGGAGACGCGCCACCGGCGCGATAGGCTCGGTGACACGACTTTCTCGATGTTCAGGCGCGTTTCAAGGGAGCGGGTGCACACAGTGTCCGGTGGCGAGGTGGCCGGAATCCTGGTGGCCGTCTTCTGGGCGATCCTGGTCTCCTTCCTCGCCGTCGCGCTGGCGAGGCTGGCCCAGACGCTCCGGGCGACCACCAAACTGGTGGCGGACGTGACCGACCAGGCCGTCCCCCTGCTGGCGGACGCCTCCACGGCGGTGCGCTCCGCGCAGACCCAGATCGAACGGGTCGACGCGATCGCCTCCGACGTCCAGGAGGTCACCTCCAACGCCTCCGCGCTGTCCACCACCGTGGCCTCCACCTTCGGCGGCCCCCTGGTCAAGGTCGCCGCCTTCGGCTACGGCGTGCGCCGGGCCGTCAGCGGCCGCAAGGAGGACGCGCCCGCCAAGACGCGGCGCGACGTGATCGTGGGCCGCACCGTCCCGGGCGCGCGGCGCGACAAGCGGACCCGGGGAAAGAAGGACTGACCCGACGATGTTCCGCCGAACGTTCTGGTTCAGCACCGGCGTCGCCGCCGGCGTGTGGGCCACCACCAAGGTCAACCGCAAGCTCAAGCAGCTCAAGCCCGACCACCTCGCCGTCACCGCGGCGCACAAGGCGATCGAGGCGGGCGGCCGGCTCAAGGACCGCGCGGTGGACTTCGCGCTCGAGGTCCGCGACAACATGGCCCAGCGGGAGGCCGAACTGGGCGACGCGCTCGGGCTGAACGCCCCGGTCGACCGTGAACTGCCCGCGCCCCGCGGCTACGCCGTGATCGAGAACCGCAACAGCCCCACGTACGTCGAGGGCCCGGCCCGGAAGTCGACGTACCCGACGTACCCGTACAACCGGAATGAGGACCACTGATGGAGTCGGCCGAGATCCGCCGCCGCTGGCTGAGCTTCTTCGAGGAGCGCGGGCACACCGTCGTCCCGTCGGCGTCGCTCATCGCGGACGACCCGACTCTGCTGCTCGTCCCGGCCGGCATGGTGCCCTTCAAGCCCTACTTCCTCGGCGAGGTCAAGCCGCCCTTCGACCGCGCCACCAGCGTGCAGAAGTGCGTGCGCACCCCCGACATCGAAGAGGTCGGCAAGACCACCCGCCACGGCACGTTCTTCCAGATGTGCGGCAACTTCTCCTTCGGCGACTACTTCAAGGAAGGCGCCATCAAGCTCGCCTGGGAGCTGCTCACCAGCCCCCAGGACAAGGGCGGTTACGGCCTGGAGCCCGAGAAGCTCTGGATCACCGTCTACCAGGACGACGACGAGGCCGAGCAGATCTGGCGCGACGTGGTCGGTGTGCCCGCCGAGCGCATCCAGCGCTTGGGTAAGAAGGACAACTTCTGGTCCATGGGCGTCCCCGGCCCCTGCGGCCCCTGCTCCGAGATCAACTACGACCGCGGCCCCGAGTTCGGCGCCGAGGGCGGCCCCGCCGTCAACGACGAGCGGTACGTGGAGATCTGGAACCTCGTCTTCATGCAGTACGAGCGGGGCGAGGGCACCGGCAAGGACGACTTCGAGATCCTCGGAGACCTGCCCAGCAAGAACATCGACACCGGCCTCGGCCTCGAGCGGCTCGCCATGATTCTGCAGGGCGTGCAGAACATGTACGAGATCGACACCTCCATGGCCGTCATCGAGAAGGCCACCGAGCTGACCGGCGTCCGCTACGGCGACGCCCAGAGCTCCGACGTCTCATTGCGCGTGGTCACCGACCACATGCGCACCTCCGTGATGCTCATCGGCGACGGTGTCACCCCCGGCAACGAGGGCCGCGGCTACGTGCTGCGCCGCATCATGCGCCGCGCCATCCGCAACATGCGTCTGCTCGGCGCCACCGGCCCGGTCGTCAAGGACCTCATCGACGTCGTCATCGGCATGATGGGGCGGCAGTACCCGGAGCTGATCACCGACCGCGAGCGGATCGAGAAGGTCGCCCTCGCCGAGGAGAACGCCTTCCTCAAGACGCTGAAGGCCGGCACCAACATCCTCGACACCGCCGTGTCCGAGACCAAGGCCGCGGGCTCCGCCGTGCTCCCCGGCGACAAGGCCTTCCTGCTGCACGACACCTGGGGCTTCCCCATCGACCTCACCCTGGAGATGGCCGCCGAGCAGGGCCTCTCCGTGGACGAGGACGGCTTCCGCCGCCTGATGAAGGAGCAGCGGGAGCGCGCCAAGGCCGACGCCCGGTCCAAGAAGACCGGCCACGCCGACCTCGGCGCCTACCGCGAGATCGCCGACCGGGCCGGCGCCACCGACTTCATCGGCTACACGGACACCGAGGGCGAGTCCAGCGTCGTCGGTATCCTCGTCGACGGCGTCTCCTCGCCCGCCGCCACCGAGGGCGACGAGGTCGAGATCGTCCTGGACCGCACCCCCTTCTACGCCGAGGGCGGCGGCCAGATCGGCGACACCGGCCGGATCCGCACCGACTCCGGCGCCGTCATCGAGGTACGCGACTGCCAGAAGCCGGTCCCGGGCGTCTACGTGCACAAGGGCGTCGTCCAGGTCGGCGAGGTCACCGTCGGTGCCCGCGCCCACGCCGCCATCGACGACCGCCGGCGCAAGGCCATCGCCCGCGCCCACTCGGCCACCCACCTCACCCACCAGGCCCTGCGCGACGCCCTCGGCCCGACGGCCGCCCAGGCGGGCTCCGAGAACCAGCCCGGCCGGTTCCGCTTCGACTTCGGCTCCCCGGCCGCCGTCCCGCAGACGGTCATGCTGGACGTCGAGCAGAAGATCAACGAGGTGCTCGCCCGCGACCTCGACGTGCGCGCCGACGTCATGGGCATCGACGAGGCCAGGAAGCAGGGCGCCATCGCCGAGTTCGGCGAGAAGTACGGCGACCGGGTCCGCGTGGTGACCATCGGCGACTTCTCCAAGGAGCTGTGCGGCGGCACCCACGTGCACAACACCGCCCAGCTGGGTCTGGTGAAGCTGCTCGGCGAGTCGTCCATCGGCTCCGGCGTGCGCCGCATCGAGGCCCTGGTCGGCGTGGACGCCTACAACTTCCTCGCCCGCGAGCACACGGTCGTCAACCAGCTCACCGAACTGCTCAAGGGCCGCTCCGAGGAGCTGCCCGAGAAGGTCTCCGCCATGCTCGGCCGGCTGAAGGACGCCGAGAAGGAGATCGAGAAGTTCCGCGCCGAGAAGGTGCTCCAGGCCGCCGCCGGTCTCGCCGAGTCCGCCAAGGACATCAAGGGCGTCGCCGTCGTCACCGGCCAGGTCCCGGACGGCACCACCGCCGACGACCTGCGCAAGCTGGTGCTCGACGTGCGCGGCCGCATCCAGGGCGGCCGCGCGGCCGTCGTGGCCTTGTTCAGCACGGTCAACGGCAAGCCGCTCACCGTCATCGCCACCAACGAGGCCGCCCGCGAACGCGGCCTCAAGGCCGGTGACCTGGTGCGCACCGCCGCCAAGACCCTCGGCGGCGGCGGTGGCGGCAAGCCGGACGTCGCCCAGGGCGGCGGACAGAACCCGGCCGCCGTCGGCGAGGCCGTGGACGCCGTGGAGCGTCTCGTGGCGGACACCGCCAAGTGAACGACGGTCCCACGCACCAGCAGGCGGACGGCCCGGCCCTGCGCCGCGGCCGCCGCCTCGCGGTCGACGTCGGGGACGCCCGGATCGGGGTCGCCTCCTGCGACCCCGACGGGATCCTCGCCACCCCGGTCGAGACCGTCCCCGGCCGGGACGTCCCGGCCGCGCACCGCAGACTGAGGCAGCTCGTCGAGGAGTACGAGCCGATCGAAGTCGTCGTCGGTCTCCCCCGCTCCCTCAAGGGGGGCGAGGGCCCCGCCGCTGCCAAGGTCCGCGGCTTCACCCAGGAGCTGGCACGTATGATCGCCCCGGTTCCGGTGCGGCTCGTGGACGAGCGGATGACCACGGTGACGGCCAGTCAGGGGCTGCGCGCCTCCGGCGTGAAGTCCAAGAAGGGCCGCGCCGTCATCGACCAGGCCGCCGCTGTGATCATCCTCCAGCAGGCACTGGAATCCGAACGGGTGTCAGGCAGACCACCCGGCGAGGGCGTCGAAGTGGTCATCTGATCGCGATACGGTAACGTTCCGCGCGATGCGGGCGGTGTTCGAACAGCCCCGCACTAAGAGAGGCGGAACGGGAGCCGCGGTCTTCAGGTGGCCGGGCTGCCGCCGCCTCGCGGCTCTAGGGGATCGATGACTGAGTATGGCCGGGGCCAAGGCTCCGAACCGTGGCATCCGGACGATCCGTTGTACGGGGACGGCGGATGGGGAGAGCAGCAGGCCGCGCAGCCCTCCTACGACGGCCAGGCGCAGCAGTACCCGCAGCAGCCGCAGACGCAGCAGCAGTACGGCGACTGGGGCACCGGTGACCAGCACGGATACGGCGACCAGTCGTACCCGCAGTACGACCAGTACGGTCAGCAGTACGCGCCTCAGCAGCCCCAGCACCAGCAGCCCCAGCACCAGCAGCAGTACCCGCAGCAGCATCAGCCCCAGCAGCAGTACGACCAGAACGGCTGGCCCACGGGCTCCTACCCCCAGGACCCCTACGCCGGCGGTCCGGCGGACCCGTACGCCCAGCAGCCGTCCGCGCCCTACGGCGGGGAACAGTCCGACTACTACGGCACACCCGAGGCATACCCGCCGCCCGAGCCCCCCGGCCGCCGACGCGCCGAACCCGAGCCGCAGACCGACTGGGACCCCGGTCCCGACCAGGGCGAACATGCGTTCTTCGCGGGCGGCGACGACGATGACGGCCGCGACGACGAGCCGGAGGACCGGCGCGGACGCGGTGACCGCAGGGGCGGCAAGGAGCGCCGGGGCGGCAAGGAGAAGAAGCGACGCAGCGGCCTGGCGTGTCTCGTGGTCGTCGTGGTCTTCGGCGGCGGCCTGGCCGGTGTCAGCTACTTCGGCTACCAGTTCTACCAGGATCGTTTCGGCAGCGCCCCGGACTTCGCGGGCTCGGGCAACGGCGAGCAGGTCACCGTCACCATCCCCAAGGGCTCGGGCGGCTACGCCATCGGCCAGGAGCTCAAGAAGATGGGCGTGGTCAAGAGCGTCGACGCCTTCGTCGCGGCACAGGCGGCCAACCCGGACGGCAAGAGCATCCAGGACGGCGTCTACACGATGCAGAAGGAGATGTCGGCCGCGAGCGCGGTCGAACTGATGCTCAGCCCGAAGAGCCGCAACAACCTGATCATCGCCGAGGGCAAGCGCAACAGGGCCGTCTACGAGCTCATCGACGCGCGCCTGGAGGTCAAGAAGGGCACCACGGCCAAGGTCGCCGAGACCAAGTGGAAGACGCTCGGCCTGCCCGAGTGGGCCATGAACCACCCGGACGTGAAGGACCCGCTGGAGGGCTTCCTGTTCCCGTCCAGCTACGCCGTCGCCAAGGGGCAGACGCCGGAGGACGTCCTCAAGCAGATGGTGGCTCGTGCCACCGAGAAGTACGAGTCGCTGGACTTCGAGGCCAAGTCCAAGAGCCTGGGCCTCGACGGGCCGTGGGAGCTGGTGACGGTCGCGAGCCTGGTGCAGGCCGAGGGCAAGACCCACGACGACTTCCGCAAGATGTCCGAGGTCATCTACAACCGGCTGAAGCCGACCAACACCGAGACGAACCAGAAACTCCAGTTCGACTCTTCCTTCAACTACCTCCTGGGCCAGAGCGAGATCGACATCTCCGCGTCGGAGATCAACAGCAACCCCGACCCCTACAACACGTACACCAACCGGGGTCTGCCGCCGGGCCCGATCGGCAATCCGGGCGAGGAGGCTCTGCAGGCCGCGCTGAAGCCGACCACGGAAGGCTGGATGTACTTCGTCGCCACGGACGGCATGCACAAGACGGAGTTCGCGAAGACGATCGCGGAGCACGACCGGCTCGTCGACAAGTTCAACGATTCGAGGAACAACTGATGCCGGCCACCCGCCGTGCCGCGGTGCTCGGTTCCCCGATCGCCCACTCCCTCTCCCCGGTGCTGCACCGCGCCGCCTACGCCGAACTCGGCCTGGAGGGCTGGACGTACGACCGGTTCGAGGTCGACGAGCAGGCGCTGCCCGGCTTCTTCGAGACGCTCGGTTCCGAGTGGGCGGGACTGTCGCTGACCATGCCGCTGAAGCGGGCCGTGATCCCGTTGCTGGACTCGGTCAGCGACACCGCCGCCTCGGTCGACGCGGTCAACACCGTCGTCCTCGGCGAGGACGGCCGCCGCACCGGCGACAACACCGACATCCCCGGCATGGTCGCGGCCCTGCGCGAGCACGGCATCGACAAGGTGGAGACCGCCGCCGTCCTCGGCGCGGGCGCCACCGCCTCCTCCGCGCTCGCCGCGCTGGCCCGCATCTGCCCGGGCGAGATCGTCGTCCACGTGCGCAGCGAGGCACGGGCCGCCGAGATGCGGCAGTGGGCGGAGCGGCTCGACGTCACCGTGCGGATCGCCGCCTGGGACGACGCCGAGCAGGCCCTGCACGCGCCCCTCGTCGTGAACACCACCCCGGCGGGCGTCACCGACTTCCTGGCCCGCGCCGTCCCGGAGCGCCCGGCGGCCCTCTTCGACGTGCTGTACGACCCCTGGCCGACCGTCCTCGCGGCCCGCTGGTCGGCGTACGGCGGGGCCGTGGTCGGCGGCCTCGACCTGCTGGTGCACCAGGCGGTGCTCCAGGTGGAGCAGATGACGGGACGGTCGCCGGCCCCCCTGGAGGCCATGCGGCGGGCGGGCGAACTGGCCCTCGCCGCGCGATAGGATCCCGCCTCGGTTCCGCAGGGGGCGGAACCAGGGAGGGGACCCTCTTCCCTGTCCGAAGGCGTGCCGCCGGCGTCCTGGAAGACCCAGATCTTCGAGTCCGTGCCGGGCTTCCTGCCCGACTGGGTGCAGATCACCGTACGGGCCCTGGTCGTTCTGGCCTTCGTGGCGGGCTGGGTGCTCAAGCTCCGGCGCGGAATCGTTCACCGCCGCGCCCTTCGCGCCATGGCGGCCGCGCAGCGCCCGGCGGGCGGAGCCGACTCCCTCGGCCCGTACGCCCCGCAGCGGGGCAGCGACGACGGCCCGCTCGGCGCCCACGCACCGGCGCCCACCGTCGGGGACGCCCGCCGGCCGAGCGGGGCCGACTTCCTCGGCGCCTGCGCGCCCGCGCGCGGGGGCGACGAGCGGGCCTGACCGGGTGCCCGGCCCGTGATCCCGGCCGTCCGCCTGATGGACCGGCGGCCGGGCACCGTGCCCGACGTGGGAGGATCGAAGCACGGCGGACCGGGACCCGCGCACCCCGTCCCGCCGCATGCGTACGCGAAGAGGCGCGTGCGCAGGGCAGTACCGGGGCGCGAACACGGAGGAGCACCGTTGAGCAGGTTGCGCTGGCTGACCGCGGGGGAGTCCCACGGTCCCGCACTCGTCGCGACGCTGGAGGGCCTTCCCGCCGGCGTGCCGATCACCACGGACATGGTGGCGGACCACCTG contains these protein-coding regions:
- the alaS gene encoding alanine--tRNA ligase codes for the protein MESAEIRRRWLSFFEERGHTVVPSASLIADDPTLLLVPAGMVPFKPYFLGEVKPPFDRATSVQKCVRTPDIEEVGKTTRHGTFFQMCGNFSFGDYFKEGAIKLAWELLTSPQDKGGYGLEPEKLWITVYQDDDEAEQIWRDVVGVPAERIQRLGKKDNFWSMGVPGPCGPCSEINYDRGPEFGAEGGPAVNDERYVEIWNLVFMQYERGEGTGKDDFEILGDLPSKNIDTGLGLERLAMILQGVQNMYEIDTSMAVIEKATELTGVRYGDAQSSDVSLRVVTDHMRTSVMLIGDGVTPGNEGRGYVLRRIMRRAIRNMRLLGATGPVVKDLIDVVIGMMGRQYPELITDRERIEKVALAEENAFLKTLKAGTNILDTAVSETKAAGSAVLPGDKAFLLHDTWGFPIDLTLEMAAEQGLSVDEDGFRRLMKEQRERAKADARSKKTGHADLGAYREIADRAGATDFIGYTDTEGESSVVGILVDGVSSPAATEGDEVEIVLDRTPFYAEGGGQIGDTGRIRTDSGAVIEVRDCQKPVPGVYVHKGVVQVGEVTVGARAHAAIDDRRRKAIARAHSATHLTHQALRDALGPTAAQAGSENQPGRFRFDFGSPAAVPQTVMLDVEQKINEVLARDLDVRADVMGIDEARKQGAIAEFGEKYGDRVRVVTIGDFSKELCGGTHVHNTAQLGLVKLLGESSIGSGVRRIEALVGVDAYNFLAREHTVVNQLTELLKGRSEELPEKVSAMLGRLKDAEKEIEKFRAEKVLQAAAGLAESAKDIKGVAVVTGQVPDGTTADDLRKLVLDVRGRIQGGRAAVVALFSTVNGKPLTVIATNEAARERGLKAGDLVRTAAKTLGGGGGGKPDVAQGGGQNPAAVGEAVDAVERLVADTAK
- a CDS encoding vitamin K epoxide reductase family protein, whose translation is MSKTTVRDVDMEPESPSPQQRAASSPRTEGASRAFALLLIITGAAGVLAAWVITLDKFKLLEAKVKGETFVPGCSLNPVVSCGSVMESDQASVFGFPNPMLGLVTYGIVVCVGMSLLARARFPRWYWLTLNAGTLFGVGFCAWLMFQSLYRINALCLWCCLAWVATIIMFWYVTSFNVRKGFLPAPNWLKSFFAEFTWVMPVLHIGIIGMLILTRWWDFWTS
- a CDS encoding replication-associated recombination protein A, whose protein sequence is MEPDLFTAAAEERQEKDPAGSPLAVRMRPRTLDEVVGQQHLLKPGSPLRRLVGEGSSGPAGPSSVILWGPPGTGKTTLAYVVSKATNKRFVELSAITAGVKEVRAVIDGARRASGGYGQETVLFLDEIHRFSKAQQDSLLPAVENRWVTLIAATTENPYFSVISPLLSRSLLLTLEPLTDDDVRGLLRRALTDDRGLRGAVTLPEDTEDHFLRIAGGDARRALTALEAAAGAALDKGEAEVTLATLEETVDRAAVKYDRDGDQHYDVASALIKSIRGSDVDAALHYLARMIEAGEDPRFIARRLMISASEDIGLADPNALPIAVAAAQAVAMIGFPEAALTLSHATIALALAPKSNAATTAIGAALEDVRKGLAGPVPSHLRDSHYKGAGKLGHGKGYTYPHDLPEGIAAQQYAPDALKDREYYEPTRHGAEARYADAVEWTRQHLGRKRS
- the ruvX gene encoding Holliday junction resolvase RuvX, encoding MNDGPTHQQADGPALRRGRRLAVDVGDARIGVASCDPDGILATPVETVPGRDVPAAHRRLRQLVEEYEPIEVVVGLPRSLKGGEGPAAAKVRGFTQELARMIAPVPVRLVDERMTTVTASQGLRASGVKSKKGRAVIDQAAAVIILQQALESERVSGRPPGEGVEVVI
- the mltG gene encoding endolytic transglycosylase MltG, which encodes MTEYGRGQGSEPWHPDDPLYGDGGWGEQQAAQPSYDGQAQQYPQQPQTQQQYGDWGTGDQHGYGDQSYPQYDQYGQQYAPQQPQHQQPQHQQQYPQQHQPQQQYDQNGWPTGSYPQDPYAGGPADPYAQQPSAPYGGEQSDYYGTPEAYPPPEPPGRRRAEPEPQTDWDPGPDQGEHAFFAGGDDDDGRDDEPEDRRGRGDRRGGKERRGGKEKKRRSGLACLVVVVVFGGGLAGVSYFGYQFYQDRFGSAPDFAGSGNGEQVTVTIPKGSGGYAIGQELKKMGVVKSVDAFVAAQAANPDGKSIQDGVYTMQKEMSAASAVELMLSPKSRNNLIIAEGKRNRAVYELIDARLEVKKGTTAKVAETKWKTLGLPEWAMNHPDVKDPLEGFLFPSSYAVAKGQTPEDVLKQMVARATEKYESLDFEAKSKSLGLDGPWELVTVASLVQAEGKTHDDFRKMSEVIYNRLKPTNTETNQKLQFDSSFNYLLGQSEIDISASEINSNPDPYNTYTNRGLPPGPIGNPGEEALQAALKPTTEGWMYFVATDGMHKTEFAKTIAEHDRLVDKFNDSRNN
- the rpsD gene encoding 30S ribosomal protein S4, which gives rise to MANQSRPKVKKSRALGIALTPKAVKYFEARPYPPGEHGRGRKQNSDYKVRLLEKQRLRAQYDLSERQLVRAYERASKTSMKTGEALVIELERRLDALVLRSGIARTIYQARQMVTHGHIQVNGKKVDKPSFRVRPDDVVEVRERSKEKTLFTIAREGGFAPDGEIPRYLQVNLKALAFRLDREPNRKEIPVICDEQLVVEYYAR
- a CDS encoding shikimate dehydrogenase; its protein translation is MPATRRAAVLGSPIAHSLSPVLHRAAYAELGLEGWTYDRFEVDEQALPGFFETLGSEWAGLSLTMPLKRAVIPLLDSVSDTAASVDAVNTVVLGEDGRRTGDNTDIPGMVAALREHGIDKVETAAVLGAGATASSALAALARICPGEIVVHVRSEARAAEMRQWAERLDVTVRIAAWDDAEQALHAPLVVNTTPAGVTDFLARAVPERPAALFDVLYDPWPTVLAARWSAYGGAVVGGLDLLVHQAVLQVEQMTGRSPAPLEAMRRAGELALAAR
- a CDS encoding DUF948 domain-containing protein encodes the protein MHTVSGGEVAGILVAVFWAILVSFLAVALARLAQTLRATTKLVADVTDQAVPLLADASTAVRSAQTQIERVDAIASDVQEVTSNASALSTTVASTFGGPLVKVAAFGYGVRRAVSGRKEDAPAKTRRDVIVGRTVPGARRDKRTRGKKD